The proteins below are encoded in one region of Ricinus communis isolate WT05 ecotype wild-type chromosome 6, ASM1957865v1, whole genome shotgun sequence:
- the LOC8275921 gene encoding photosynthetic NDH subunit of lumenal location 1, chloroplastic, whose product MRSYCSLKLLFLTHQMAMSSVSLSLVSTTLSPKLNVPSSNELPRAIPLAGNNSVTCTAETTFNQESNCRRQVILLGIGALATSLLPVNPLLAEEVPKNYRAFVDLKDGYSYYYPSDWIDFDFRAHDSAFKDRYKQLQNVRVRFIPTDKQDIHDLGPMEQVVSDLVKHVYAAPNQRPTIIDIQERSADGKNYYTVEYILTSPNYSSASFATIGISNGRYYTLIVGANERRWKRFRNQLKVVADSFKMLDI is encoded by the exons ATGAGAAGCTACTGCAGCCTGAAGCTACTCTTCTTAACTCATCAAATGGCTATGTCTTCAGTTTCTTTAAGTTTGGTTTCAACAACCTTGTCCCCAAAG CTAAATGTCCCTTCTTCTAATGAATTGCCTCGAGCCATTCCGTTGGCTGGTAATAACTCTGTTACATGCACTGCAGAAACAACCTTCAATCAAGAAA GCAATTGCAGGAGACAAGTGATACTGTTGGGAATTGGAGCACTGGCAACAAGTTTACTCCCAGTAAACCCTCTTCTGGCTGAag AGGTACCAAAGAACTATCGAGCTTTCGTTGATTTGAAAGATGGATATTCATATTATTACCCCTCAGATTGGATA GATTTTGATTTCAGGGCACATGATTCTGCGTTTAAGGATCGATACAAGCAATTGCAGAATGTTAGAGTGAGATTCATACCTACTGATAAACAAGACATTCATGATTTGGGACCCATGGAGCAG GTTGTATCTGATTTAGTAAAACATGTGTATGCTGCACCAAATCAAAGGCCAACCATTATTGACATACAAGAG CGCTCTGCAGATGGGAAAAACTACTACACCGTTGAATATATCCTTACGTCTCCAAACTACTCCAGTGCTTCCTTTGCGACCATAGGGATTAGCAATG GAAGATATTACACCCTGATCGTGGGAGCAAACGAGAGACGGTGGAAGAGATTTCGCAACCAGCTTAAAGTGGTGGCAGATTCTTTCAAGATGCTGGATATCTAA
- the LOC8275919 gene encoding psbP-like protein 1, chloroplastic, which translates to MASLQNSPSFCYTLSPNSFPQIGLQRYYDSFPCCRKGISFVVRAEHSLPNLTSLSQVRPGRRQLVAVSLVAPWVSLVNQTSPSFAAETKKGFLLVTDKKDGYSFLYPFGWQEVFIEGQDKVFKDIIEPLENVSVTTVPTSKQDIRDFGPPQQVAEVLIKKVLAPPSQKTKLIEASEHDVDGKTYYTFEFTARAPNYTRHALSTISIGNGKFYTLTTGANERRWDKMKDKLHEITDSFKIFNV; encoded by the exons ATGGCTTCTTTACAAAATTCACCATCTTTTTGTTATACATTGTCTCCTAACTCTTTTCCTCAG ATAGGATTACAAAGGTATTATGATTCTTTTCCTTGCTGTAGAAAAGgcatttcttttgttgttcGAGCTGAGCATTCTTTGCCTAATTTAACTTCTCTTTCTCAAG TTAGACCTGGGAGACGCCAATTAGTTGCTGTCAGTTTGGTTGCCCCTTGGGTTTCTCTGGTTAACCAAACCTCACCATCAT TTGCTGCAGAAACTAAAAAGGGATTTCTGTTAGTCACAGACAAGAAGGATGGATACTCATTCCTCTATCCATTTGGGTGGCAG GAAGTGTTTATTGAAGGCCAAGACAAAGTCTTTAAAGATATTATCGAGCCATTAGAAAATGTCAGTGTTACGACAGTCCCAACCTCCAAACAAGATATTCGAGACTTTGGACCTCCACAACAG GTTGCCGAAGTATTGATCAAAAAAGTTTTGGCCCCTCCATCTCAGAAAACTAAACTAATTGAGGCATCTGAG CATGATGTGGATGGAAAGACATATTACACATTTGAGTTTACTGCTCGGGCTCCCAACTATACTCGCCATGCTCTTAGTACAATCTCCATTGGCAACG GTAAATTCTACACATTGACGACAGGAGCCAATGAGAGGAGGTGGGATAAGATGAAAGACAAATTACACGAGATCACCGATTcgttcaaaatttttaatgtcTGA
- the LOC8275918 gene encoding LOW QUALITY PROTEIN: ankyrin repeat-containing protein BDA1 (The sequence of the model RefSeq protein was modified relative to this genomic sequence to represent the inferred CDS: deleted 1 base in 1 codon; substituted 1 base at 1 genomic stop codon), whose amino-acid sequence MTAETKIIHRSLVQTTSDAKDERLKEASQFGDTDALDRIDEVPFVDTPLYIAASYGKIEFAMEIDDELEASVTATYSASVVDRATIFCSCHIQLIAVVPTLDLSCPFPLVEFLPFDSVCKTEEVDDSPDPLRRISSLRTRSRTSSNFNLLLLDELLTVVTVAFQLSGRDDKSINAHTSSSNSISIGTQLDCDYIDGGLVRIKGRGGFTPLHYAAERGNLSILREFFKACPEFIKDMTIQSDTAFHIAVRNNKIEAFQVLTEWLKNLFFEDAAFWEREILNWKNKEGNSVLHIATLTGQHQKQVAELLMKSYVYSNIKNSNGIIAMDISQDQTLYRGSWRFWIRQRLYHGILSTNTCNINELKKISPENPIALRLARSRMKISPDRRKTQLVVYALIATIMYXAAVSPPGGVWQGTADINSPTLQKVHVKPNSPLQYVGTTVISEENFGLFLFANTAILVITVTRMMVMTLPQDYNDISVFPPSIFWLLCCCYSLSMIIISPTKDWSSYNFTLCLSLKQAFFQFTCSVFSALRDHEA is encoded by the exons ATGACAGctgaaactaaaataatacataGATCTTTAGTACAGACTACGTCTGATGCAAA GGACGAGAGGTTAAAAGAGGCTTCTCAGTTTGGAGATACTGATGCCTTGGATCGCATTGACGAGGTACCTTTCGTTGATACG CCATTATACATCGCTGCATCTTATGGGAAAATTGAATTTGCCATGGAGATCGATGATGAACTTGAAG CTTCAGTCACTGCTACATACTCTGCCTCTGTGGTGGATAGAGCTACAATCTTCTGTAGTTGCCATATCCAACTCATAGCTGTAGTTCCAACA CTTGATCTTTCGTGTCCATTCCCTCTGGTTGAATTCCTTCCTTTTGACTCTGTATGCAAAACTGAAGAGGTTGATGATTCACCCGACCCTCTCCGTCGGATCTCTTCACTGAGGACCAGATCACGAACATCATCAAATTTCAACTTATTACTTCTTGATGAACTACTCACAGTCGTGACAGTAGCATTCCAACTATCTGGAAGAGATGACAAAAGTATCAATGCTCATACTTCTTCATCGAATTCAATTTCAATCGGAACTCAATTGGATTGTGACT ACATCGATGGAGGCCTTGTCCGTATCAAAGGAAGGGGAGGCTTTACGCCTTTGCATTATGCAGCTGAACGAGGGAACTTGTCTATTTTGAGAGAGTTCTTTAAAGCTTGCCCTGAGTTCATTAAAGATATGACCATCCAAAGTGACACTGCTTTTCACATAGCAGTAAGAAATAACAAGATTGAAGCTTTTCAAGTCCTGACGGAATGGCTTAAGAATCTCTTTTTCGAAGATGCTGCATTTTGGGAAAGAGAAATTCTCAACTGGAAGAACAAAGAAGGCAACTCTGTGTTGCATATTGCTACTTTAACGGGTCAACACCAA AAACAGGTGGCAGAACTATTGATGAAAAGTTATGTTTACTCGAACATTAAGAATTCAAATGGCATAATAGCTATGGATATATCACAAGACCAAACACTATACAGAGGCAGCTGGAGATTTTGGATTAGGCAAAGGCTTTACCATGGTATTTTAAGTACAAACACCTGCAACATCAACGAGTTGAAGAAAATATCACCTGAGAATCCAATTGCCCTCCGTTTAGCCCGTTCGAGAATGAAGATTTCACCAGACAGGCGCAAAACGCAACTGGTAGTCTATGCTCTGATAGCAACAATCATGTACTAGGCAGCAGTGAGCCCACCTGGTGGTGTATGGCAAGGAACAGCTGACATCAATTCACCTACTCTACAAAAAGTTCATGTTAAACCAAATAGTCCATTGCAGTATGTGGGAACTACAGTGATAAGCGAGGAAAATTTTGGTCTATTTTTGTTTGCAAATACTGCAATCCTTGTGATAACAGTTACAAGGATGATGGTCATGACTCTCCCACAAGACTATAATGACATTTCAGTATTTCCGCCATCCATATTTTGGTTGCTTTGTTGCTGTTATTCATTATCAATGATAATCATATCGCCAACTAAAGACTGGTCCTCGTATAATTTCACTTTGTGTTTATCATTGAAACAAGCGTTCTTTCAATTCACTTGCAGTGTATTTTCTGCTCTCCGTGATCATGAAGCATAA